The Clarias gariepinus isolate MV-2021 ecotype Netherlands chromosome 7, CGAR_prim_01v2, whole genome shotgun sequence genome includes a window with the following:
- the nrn1la gene encoding neuritin 1-like a codes for MTSLGNVCFLVPVAFHLLLVPSFSSMAAARRCSSIYKGFAQCLLALGDSLSVSSQREEDMHEIDSVCRSWDDFHDCANLAMAGCPDEAAAVWESLRQESKKMQFAGNLYEMCSGRSQSAADTGDRNPDETNQESLKGKTSHLSIGQGLLLPTCLCLFFLYFWI; via the exons ATGACATCCCTGGGTAACGTCTGCTTCCTCGTGCCTGTTGCTTTCCATCTCT TGTTGGTGCCCAGCTTCAGCTCCATGGCAGCTGCTAGAAGGTGTAGCTCCATCTACAAGGGCTTTGCCCAGTGTCTTCTGGCCCTGGGGGACAGCTTGTCTGTCAGCAGCCAAAGAGAAGAGGACATGCATGAGATCGACTCAGTCTGCAG ATCATGGGATGATTTTCATGACTGTGCAAACTTGGCCATGGCTGGCTGCCCTGATGAAGCCGCTGCTGTGTGGGAGTCCCTGAGACAAGAGTCGAAAAAGATGCAATTTGCAGGTAACCTGTACGAAATGTGCTCTGGTCGCAGCCAATCGGCAGCTGACACAGGGGACCGGAACCCAGATGAGACCAATCAAGAGTCTCTAAAAGGAAAGACCAGTCATTTAAGCATAGGCCAAGGCCTCCTTCTCCCCACAtgcttgtgtttatttttcctctACTTTTGGATATAA